The Corynebacterium minutissimum genome includes the window GACGCGCTTGGTATCCGCGGCATCAGCGGGACCAAAACGCAGCTGATCCATAACGGCAATCGGGCGCGCGCCCATCGCCATGATGTCGCGGACGATACCACCCACGCCGGTGGCCGCTCCCTGGTGCGGCTCCACATAAGACGGATGGTTGTGGCTTTCCACGCGGAAGGTCACCGCGTTGCCGTCCCCGATGTCCACCACGCCGGCGTTCTCACCAATACCAGCGAGAATCTTCGAGCCCATCTCCTCGGTCATGGTCTCGCCGAAGTAGCGCAGGTGCACCTTGGAAGATTTGTAGGAGCAGTGCTCCGACCACATCACGGAATACATGGTCAACTCGGCGTCAGTAGGGCGACGGCCCAGGATCTCGCGAATACGGGCGTACTCATCATCCTTAAGACCAAGTTCGCGGTAAGGCTGCTCCAGGTCCGACTGCTGCGTGGCCTGCTCGACGGTGTCGTTGTGTACGGTCATTGTTTCTCCTTATAACCGTCGGCGCTTGCTAAGCGACGACCTTGAGGGCGGACACAAACAAACCCAGACCGTCGGTGGACGGGCCGGTGAGTAGATCGATGGCATGCTCCGGGTGCGGCATGAGGCCCACCACGTTGCCGGCCTCATTGGTGATACCTGCGATGTCATTAATCGAACCGTTGAAGTTATCGGTATAGCGGAAAACCACGCGGCCCTCGCCCTCCAAGCGCTCCACGGTTTCTGCATCCGCCTGGAAGCGGCCTTCACCGTGTTTGGCGGGAATGAGGATCCGCTGGCCCTGCTCGAACTCGCGAGTCCACGCCGTCTCAGCGTTGGCAACCTCAAGGTAGGTATCCACACAGTGGAAGTGCAAGCCCTGGTTGCGGGTCAAAGCGCCGGGCAATAGGCCCGCTTCAGTCAAGATCTGAAAGCCGTTGCAAATGCCCAGCACCGGCATGCCCTTATTCGCAGCCTCGACGACCGCGCGCATCACCGGAGCCAGCGCCGAAATTGCCCCGGAGCGCAGATAGTCACCATAGGAAAAGCCGCCGGGAACCACGACAGCATCAACGCCGCGCAGATCTTCGTCCGCATGCCACAGGGACACGACTTCGGCGCCGGCGGTGCGGGCGGCGCGGGCCGCGTCGACGTCGTCAAGCGTGCCCGGGAAGGTAATAACGCCGATCTTCATTACTGAATGACCTCGTAGTCCTCGATGACGGTGTTCGCCAGCAGCGTGGAGGCAACCTTCTCCAGTTCCTCGGCGCTCACAGAATCATCGACCTCGATTTCGAAACGCTTGCCCTGGCGCACGTCGCTGACACCAGCAACCCCCAGGCGCCCCAGCGCGCGAACGACGGCCTGACCCTGTGGGTCCAAAATCTCGGCCTTGGGCATGACATTGACAACTACACGAGCCATGAAAATTTTGCCTTACTGTGCGTGAGTATGAGTGCCCCGTCAGTCTATCGCGCAACCGGGGAGGTTTGGCGAATCCTCAGGGGATGAACAACCCCTAAACGAGTGAAGAATTCTTGGACAATCTCTCTTTAACCCCCAGCCCGCTCTCGGCTCTCCGGTATCGCACTACGCAACTAGCGAGTAGAACAAGATTCACTGTCACTCATCTCCCCGATTCAAGGACTCTTCTCATGCATCTCAAGCGAATTGGCTCGCTCGCCATCGCCGCGCTGGTTTCCACCTGCGTGGTAGTCCCTCAGGCCACTGCTGCGGTGGACGGTTCCACCGCCGTGATTTCTGAGGTGTATGGCGGCGGCGGTAACAAGAACGCCCCGTTTACCCACGACTTCATTGAGCTCTACAACCCGACGGATACCGCCACTGATGTCTCCGGCTGGTCCGTGGAGTACTTCTCTTCCAAGGGCAACTCCGGCGGAAAGACCACGCTTAACGGTTCCATCCCGGCTGGCGGCTACTACCTCATCCAGGAAGGTGGCGGCGGCGCTGGTGAGCCGCTGCCCACTCCGGATGCTGAGGGCGGTCTCAGCATGTCCGGTTCCAAGGGCTCGGTGAAGCTTTACGACGCCTCCGGGGCCGAGGTTGACGTGGTGGGGTACGGGGAGGCGTCGATAAGCGAAGGCTCCCCCACACCTGCCTTGAGCAACACCACCTCCGCGCAACGCAACGAGGCCGGCACCGACACCGACGACAACGCTGCCGACTTCAGCACCGCCGCCCCAACACCGAAATCCGGCGGCGGCGCAACCGCGCCAGAGGACCCGCAACCGGAGAACCCAACACCGGCCGAGCCGGGTTCCACCGTCACCATCCCGGACATCCAGGGCACCGGCGCAGAGTCCCCGCTCAAGGGCCAGACCGTCACCACCCAGGGCGTTGTCACCGCCGTGTGGAAGGGCGAGAAATCCCTCAACGGTTTCACCATCCAGACCCCGGGCACGGGTGCCACCGCACCGACCGAGGCCTCTGAGGCTGTCTTCGTCTACTCCGGTGGCACTGGCTTCTACCCAAAGATTGGGGAATCCGTCGAGGTCACCGGTTCCGTCGACGAGTACTACGGCCAGACCC containing:
- the purQ gene encoding phosphoribosylformylglycinamidine synthase subunit PurQ; amino-acid sequence: MKIGVITFPGTLDDVDAARAARTAGAEVVSLWHADEDLRGVDAVVVPGGFSYGDYLRSGAISALAPVMRAVVEAANKGMPVLGICNGFQILTEAGLLPGALTRNQGLHFHCVDTYLEVANAETAWTREFEQGQRILIPAKHGEGRFQADAETVERLEGEGRVVFRYTDNFNGSINDIAGITNEAGNVVGLMPHPEHAIDLLTGPSTDGLGLFVSALKVVA
- the purS gene encoding phosphoribosylformylglycinamidine synthase subunit PurS; translated protein: MARVVVNVMPKAEILDPQGQAVVRALGRLGVAGVSDVRQGKRFEIEVDDSVSAEELEKVASTLLANTVIEDYEVIQ